From Streptomyces sp. Edi4, one genomic window encodes:
- a CDS encoding class I SAM-dependent methyltransferase encodes MTSPAPPTRAHSFNAAAAQYAANRPSYPQLLLDTLEELAGRPLKDARVADIGAGTGIASALLHARGARVTAVEPGGGMAAQFRASHPGIPLVRGDGDRLPLATASADFLTYAQAWHWTDPAKAAPEARRVLRPGGALALWWNITDHTAPWLADQDARIRDHLGVDVSAEQRAVAAGNGSGPTERGEHPWVDLPGLTFTERRIPHSRTVPLATHLANLGSHSAFLVLGEERTNAFMTRERALLSELFPDGMVEERYVVHLRLALN; translated from the coding sequence ATGACGTCTCCCGCGCCGCCCACCCGCGCCCACTCCTTCAACGCCGCGGCGGCCCAGTACGCCGCGAACCGCCCCTCCTACCCCCAGCTCCTCCTGGACACCCTGGAGGAACTGGCCGGGCGTCCCTTGAAGGACGCCCGGGTCGCCGACATCGGGGCAGGCACCGGCATCGCGAGCGCCCTGCTGCACGCCCGGGGCGCGCGGGTCACGGCGGTGGAGCCGGGCGGGGGCATGGCCGCCCAGTTCCGCGCGAGCCACCCCGGCATCCCCCTCGTGCGCGGCGACGGCGACCGCCTCCCCCTGGCCACCGCGTCCGCCGACTTCCTCACCTACGCCCAGGCCTGGCACTGGACCGACCCGGCGAAGGCGGCCCCGGAGGCCCGTCGCGTGCTGCGCCCCGGCGGCGCGCTCGCCCTCTGGTGGAACATCACCGACCACACGGCGCCGTGGCTCGCCGACCAGGACGCCCGCATCCGGGACCACCTCGGCGTCGACGTCTCGGCGGAGCAGCGCGCGGTCGCCGCCGGGAACGGCAGCGGCCCCACCGAACGCGGCGAGCACCCCTGGGTCGACCTCCCTGGCCTGACCTTCACGGAACGCCGCATCCCGCACTCCCGCACGGTCCCGCTCGCCACCCACCTGGCGAACCTGGGCAGCCACTCGGCGTTCCTGGTCCTCGGCGAGGAGCGGACGAACGCGTTCATGACCAGGGAGCGGGCCCTGCTGAGCGAGCTGTTCCCGGACGGCATGGTCGAGGAGCGGTACGTGGTGCATCTGCGCCTGGCCCTGAACTGA
- the proC gene encoding pyrroline-5-carboxylate reductase, which translates to MTQTVAVLGTGKIGEALLSGMIRAGWHPAHLLVTARRPERAKELHTRYGVDAVTNAEAAQRADTLILAVKPQDMGSLLDELAPHLASDRLVVSAAAGIPSSFIEARLASGTPVVRVMPNTPVLVDEGMSVISGGSHATQDHLAHTEEIFGGVGKTLRVPESQQDAATALSGSGPAYFYYLVEAMTDAGILLGLPRAQAYDLIVQSAIGAAVMLRDSGEHPVKLREAVMSPAGTTISAIRELENHGVRAALIAALEAARDRSRELASGTG; encoded by the coding sequence ATGACCCAGACCGTCGCAGTCCTCGGCACCGGCAAGATCGGCGAGGCTCTGCTCAGCGGAATGATCCGGGCCGGCTGGCACCCGGCACACCTCCTCGTGACCGCCCGCCGCCCGGAACGCGCCAAGGAACTCCACACCCGCTACGGCGTCGACGCGGTCACCAACGCCGAGGCCGCCCAGCGCGCCGACACCCTGATCCTCGCCGTGAAGCCCCAGGACATGGGCAGCCTCCTGGACGAACTCGCCCCTCACTTGGCGAGCGACCGCCTGGTGGTCAGCGCGGCGGCGGGCATCCCCAGCTCGTTCATCGAGGCCCGCCTCGCCTCCGGCACTCCGGTCGTCCGCGTCATGCCGAACACCCCGGTCCTGGTGGACGAGGGCATGTCCGTGATCAGCGGCGGCAGCCACGCGACCCAGGACCACCTCGCCCATACGGAGGAGATCTTCGGCGGCGTCGGCAAAACTCTGCGCGTACCGGAATCCCAGCAGGACGCGGCGACCGCCCTCTCCGGCTCGGGCCCGGCGTACTTCTACTACCTGGTCGAGGCGATGACGGACGCCGGCATCCTCCTCGGCCTGCCCCGTGCCCAGGCGTACGACCTGATCGTGCAGTCCGCGATCGGAGCGGCCGTGATGCTCCGCGACAGCGGCGAGCATCCCGTGAAGCTCCGGGAGGCCGTCATGTCCCCGGCGGGCACGACGATCAGCGCGATCCGCGAACTGGAGAACCACGGTGTACGGGCCGCCCTGATCGCCGCCCTGGAGGCCGCCCGCGACCGCAGCCGCGAGCTGGCCTCCGGCACCGGCTGA